One genomic region from Bactrocera tryoni isolate S06 chromosome 3, CSIRO_BtryS06_freeze2, whole genome shotgun sequence encodes:
- the LOC120770350 gene encoding serine protease inhibitor 42Dd-like encodes MNGIHLLLLIITAMASCDCVTGQTLTSQLIQSVVSAQPNENVIVSPISIETCLALAYLGAEGQTAEELANSLALKHAGDKQSTAQKFGKLFEKTKSVGSATFRLANRIYLDQRFQISTKYNELAVNQMHANAENVRFADATATAATINSWVEAETDNKIRGLIPANSLDANTALVLVNALYFKAKWLNQFSNHSTTKRDFHMNAARKLEVDMMRQTDTFLYGDFKELDATAVEMNYLDTDVSMLLLLPKSVDGLAALEAKLKSVDLAKLSAVMRTEEVNIQLPKFKFEFDLDLKPVLAQLGVTTMFSDKADFSSMLAEKEKVAVSQAQHKAFIEVNESGTEAAAATYLKIVPLSATFAQQTYHFVADHPFVFAIKDNENVYFVGHVTHF; translated from the exons ATGA ACGGAATTCACCTATTACTTCTCATCATCACCGCAATGGCCAGTTGTGACTGCGTCACCGGTCAAACATTGACTTCGCAGCTCATCCAGTCTGTCGTCAGCGCACAGCCCAATGAGAATGTGATCGTGTCGCCAATTTCCATAGAAACCTGTTTAGCGCTAGCCTACCTGGGCGCTGAAGGTCAAACGGCTGAGGAATTGGCCAATAGTCTGGCACTAAAACACGCCGGCGATAAGCAAAGCACTGCACAGAAGTTCGGCAAACTCTTTGAGAAGACCAAGTCAGTGGGTAGCGCAACATTTCGTTTGGCCAATCGCATTTACCTGGATCAACGTTTTCAAATTTCCACCAAATACAATGAGCTCGCCGTTAACCAAATGCACGCCAACGCCGAGAATGTGCGCTTTGCTGATGCAACTGCAACAGCGGCGACAATTAATAGCTGGGTGGAAGCCGAAACTGATAATAAAATACGTGGCCTAATTCCTGCCAACAGCTTGGATGCCAATACGGCGCTGGTGCTGGTGAATGCGCTCTACTTCAAGGCGAAGTGGTTGAATCAATTCAGCAATCATTCGACTACGAAGCGCGATTTCCACATGAATGCCGCGCGCAAGTTGGAAGTGGATATGATGAGGCAGACGGACACATTTCTGTATGGCGACTTCAAGGAGCTGGATGCCACCGCAGTTGAAATGAATTATTTGGATACAGATGtctcaatgttgttgttgctgccgaaGAGTGTTGACGGTTTAGCGGCGTTGGAGGCGAAATTGAAGAGTGTTGATTTGGCAAAGTTGTCAGCGGTGATGCGCACCGAAGAGGTTAACATACAATTgccgaaatttaaatttgaattcgaTCTGGACCTAAAGCCAGTGTTGGCGCAA TTGGGCGTAACCACCATGTTCAGTGATAAAGCCGATTTTAGCAGCATGCTGGCGGAGAAAGAAAAAGTAGCCGTTTCCCAAGCTCAGCATAAAGCTTTCATCGAAGTTAACGAATCCGGCACTGAGGCTGCAGCGGCTACAT ATTTAAAAATTGTACCGTTATCGGCTACATTTGCACAGCAAACATACCACTTCGTCGCCGATCATCCATTTGTATTTGCAATTAAAGACAATGAAAATGTCTATTTCGTTGGTCATGTCACACATTTCTAa
- the LOC120770351 gene encoding probable Ufm1-specific protease 1 produces the protein MDEEHQVTRKCYPYQLLRNVQKCLPLPKTNAAAEPSVTAYTKGDFSYFHYNCDGFKDLGWGCAYRTLQSICSWIAGKRGATDVDVLVPSIKEIQQTLVQIGDKENDFVGSHDWIGAIEVFYFLDALYDVVCRIIHIASHEDLKKYANVLKKYFDDYGGLVMMGGDMDAGSKGIAGIHISGNQVYLLVIDPHFSGVPKSVQELVERGYIRWQHTSEFVDSSFYNICLPQLK, from the exons ATGGATGAAGAACATCAAGTAACACGCAAATGCTATCCATATCAATTGCTACGCAACGTGCAGAAATGCCTGCCATTGCCGAAAACAAATGCTGCAGCAGAACCCAGCGTCACGGCATATACGAAAGGAGATTTTTCCTATTTTCACTATAATTGCGACGGCTTCAAGGACCTTGGCTGGGGTTGTGCCTATCGCACGCTACAATCCATATGCTCTTGGATTGCTGGAAAACGCGGTGCTACGGACGTCGATGTACTAGTACCAtctataaaagaaatacaacaaacacTTGTGCAGATCGGTGACAAAGAAAATGATTTTGTTGGCTCACATGATTGGATTGGAGCCATTGAAGTTTTCTACTTTTTGGATGCACTCTACGATGTTGTGTGCCGTATCATTCATATTGCAAGCCACGAGGATCTAAAGAAATATGCAAATgtattgaagaaatattttgatgatTATGGTGGCTTAGTTATGATGGGTGGTGATATGGACGCTGGATCGAAGGGTATTGCAGGAATTCATATTAGCGGCAATCAAGTTTATTTACTAGTCATT GATCCCCACTTTAGCGGCGTGCCCAAATCTGTGCAAGAACTAGTTGAACGCGGCTACATACGTTGGCAGCACACCTCGGAATTTGTTGATAGTTCCTTCTATAACATTTGTTTACCTCAACTTAAATAA
- the LOC120770349 gene encoding probable cytochrome P450 6u1 — protein sequence MELLQRLLYTALSAASIIYFIVKASLSHWKRRGILHEKPRFLVGNLGGVGGKRHISAVLEQLYEKYKGQAPFIGCYAYLKPMVLILDLDLVRNVLITHCEHFKERGVFGNAPHDPLSANLLQQDGADWQRLNTVVCPAFAQDNISQMLPTLEKVASTMHRSLTQVSEDAAVPVNNLVDCYNIDVISTLAFGISGETLLNSDTEFRRMARSYLKDFNMFRLYFLMYFPNVARLLRYKNYEQAATDYFLKLVRQKLFEQEWSRLDKRNSFFHMFAELKRDRDPKRRLSDEEIAAQAFSFILMGLETCNSAMTFCLYELALQPDLQRRVQEEICNVLKRNENGMDSKNLNDMNLLRQCLNETLRKHTPYSFLLRNTNEDYEVPNSIFMLRPDNHLVIPIAAIHHDPLLYPEPNKFDPERFSKENIKRRHPMAFLPYGAGPRYCLAQQFAEKQMLVGLGTLLRDYSFSPCRETPIPLVYDNKRLVLTPKDKLKLNVQRR from the exons ATGGAATTGCTTCAACGCCTGCTGTACACCGCCTTAAGTGCTGcctcaattatttatttcatagtCAAAGCGAGTCTTTCGCACTGGAAACGGCGCGGTATATTACATGAGAAACCAAGATTCTTAGTTGGTAATTTGGGTGGTGTTGGCGGCAAACGCCACATTAGCGCTGTGCTGGAACAACTTTACGAAAAGTACAAAGGTCAAGCACCCTTCATAGGTTGTTATGCATATTTAAAGCCAATGGTTTTGATATTGGATTTAGATTTGGTGCGAAATGTGCTTATAACACATTGTGAACACTTCAAGGAGCGAGGCGTATTCGGCAATGCGCCACATGATCCACTTTCGGCGAATTTGCTGCAACAAGATGGCGCAGATTGGCAACGCCTAAACACGGTGGTGTGCCCAGCTTTTGCTCAAGATAATATCTCACAGATGCTACCCACGTTGGAGAAGGTCGCAAGCACAATGCATCGCTCTTTGACACAAGTGTCGGAAGATGCGGCAGTGCCTGTAAATAATTTGGTGGATTGTTATAATATTGATGTCATTTCGACACTGGCGTTTGGCATTAGTGGTGAAACGTTGCTAAATTCCGATACAGAATTCCGTCGTATGGCGCGTAGCTACCTCAAAGACTTCAATATGTTTCGTCTATATTTTCTTATGTATTTTCCAAATGTTGCACGCTTGTTACGCTATAAAAACTACGAACAAGCTGCTACTGACTACTTTCTTAAGCTAGTGCGTCAAAAGCTTTTCGAACAGGAGTGGAGTCGCCTAGATAAGCGAAATAGTTTCTTTCACATGTTTGCGGAGTTGAAACGTGATCGCGATCCAAAAAGACGTTTAAGTGACGAAGAAATCGCAGCACAGGCATTTTCATTTATCCTTATGGGTTTGGAAACATGCAACTCGGCGATGACATTCTGCTTGTATGAATTAGCCTTGCAGCCGGATTTGCAGCGGCGTGTGCAGGAAGAAATATGCAATGTGCTCAAGCGTAATGAAAATGGtatggatagtaaaaatttgaacGATATGAATTTGCTGAGGCAATGTTTGAATG aaACTTTGCGCAAGCATACACCTTACTCTTTCCTACTACGTAATACGAATGAGGATTACGAAGTGCCCAACTCTATATTCATGCTGCGACCAGACAATCATCTAGTCATCCCAATAGCGGCTATACACCATGATCCACTGCTTTATCCTGAGCCAAATAAATTCGATCCGGAACGTTTCAGTAAGGAAAATATTAAGCGACGCCATCCAATGGCTTTCTTACCTTACGGTGCCGGCCCCCGTTACTGCCTAGCGCAACAATTTGCTGAAAAGCAAATGCTGGTTGGACTCGGAACACTGCTGCGTGATTACAGTTTCAGTCCCTGTCGCGAAACACCTATTCCACTGGTGTACGATAACAAGCGTTTGGTGCTAACTCCAAAAGACAAATTGAAGTTAAATGTTCAGCGTAGGTGA